In uncultured Methanobrevibacter sp., the following proteins share a genomic window:
- a CDS encoding CpaF family protein, with the protein MEMNSIHNAKEDENDNLIPRYNVLKFNFSDEEKFILEELRENLIDLAISEKMSSFNEELILKDIIRFLENRLQNRFDYDYKENLARNMLKELIGYGELSALIEDDNLEEIMVIGVNKPVFVYHREYGMMETDLFFEDEEKITNIIDSIARETNRRIDQQSPILDARLSNGSRVNATIPPLSANGPTITIRKFKKDPLTIVDLIRYNTLNSEMASFLWLCVDGLGVKPANIIVSGGTSSGKTTLLNALSIFINPMERIITIEDTLELQIPHNHIIRMEARTVNIENQGEITIEDLVKNALRQRPDRIIVGEVRGNEAITLFTALNTGHSGFGTLHANNSRETITRLTNAPMNVPKIMVSSIDFIIMEKRIYRSDGISYRRITEIAEVTGMEEGTIQLSKLFQWDSERDEFKNLTIVSKTLEEMANLKGVHISKLNEEWKKRQVVLNYLVKNNISSQKDISKILETYYLNSDYVLNKIGVGLD; encoded by the coding sequence ATGGAAATGAATTCAATACATAATGCTAAGGAAGATGAAAATGATAATCTGATTCCAAGATACAATGTCTTGAAATTCAACTTTTCAGATGAGGAAAAGTTCATATTAGAAGAGTTAAGGGAAAATCTCATAGATTTAGCTATTTCAGAGAAGATGTCTTCATTTAATGAGGAATTGATATTAAAGGACATAATCCGTTTTTTGGAAAATAGGTTGCAGAATAGATTTGATTATGATTACAAGGAAAATTTGGCAAGGAATATGCTTAAGGAACTTATTGGATATGGGGAATTAAGTGCATTGATTGAAGATGATAATCTGGAGGAAATAATGGTCATTGGTGTAAATAAACCTGTTTTTGTTTATCATAGGGAATATGGGATGATGGAAACTGACCTATTCTTTGAAGATGAGGAAAAGATTACAAACATCATTGATTCAATAGCACGTGAAACAAATAGGAGAATAGATCAGCAATCTCCAATTCTTGATGCAAGGCTTTCAAATGGTTCTAGAGTTAATGCAACGATTCCTCCATTATCTGCAAATGGGCCTACAATAACCATTCGTAAATTCAAGAAAGACCCATTGACTATTGTTGACTTGATTAGATACAACACGTTGAATAGTGAAATGGCTTCATTCTTATGGTTATGTGTTGATGGACTCGGAGTAAAGCCTGCAAATATCATTGTATCGGGAGGAACAAGTTCAGGAAAGACAACACTTCTTAATGCACTTTCAATATTCATCAATCCAATGGAGAGAATAATCACAATCGAAGACACTTTGGAGCTTCAGATTCCACATAATCACATAATCAGAATGGAAGCAAGAACTGTAAACATTGAAAATCAGGGAGAGATAACAATTGAGGATTTGGTTAAAAATGCATTAAGGCAAAGGCCAGACAGAATTATTGTTGGAGAAGTTAGGGGAAATGAGGCAATCACACTATTCACTGCATTGAATACTGGACATTCAGGCTTTGGAACATTGCATGCAAACAATTCACGTGAAACCATTACAAGACTTACAAATGCTCCAATGAATGTTCCCAAAATAATGGTTTCGTCAATTGATTTTATTATCATGGAAAAGAGAATATACAGATCAGATGGAATTTCATATAGGAGAATTACAGAGATTGCAGAAGTTACAGGTATGGAAGAGGGAACAATTCAGTTGAGCAAATTGTTCCAGTGGGATAGTGAAAGGGATGAATTCAAAAACTTGACAATAGTCAGCAAAACATTGGAGGAAATGGCTAATCTCAAGGGAGTTCATATCTCTAAATTGAATGAAGAATGGAAAAAGAGACAAGTGGTTTTGAACTATTTGGTAAAAAATAACATATCTTCCCAAAAAGATATATCTAAAATTCTTGAAACTTATTATCTCAATTCAGACTATGTATTAAATAAGATTGGTGTTGGATTAGATTAA
- a CDS encoding DUF4013 domain-containing protein → MPLKRLKYTADYCKPNPIGFLIILALVFSISYLNKYAQYNRIRYQILFYSLAFLITVFTYGYGMAITKDTIRNGEKLPIIKLKQCTYYGIKAFILISAYTFIEGYLLNNLSRRFFLPEFHLKFALSHIMNTLKMYYLYDPVSTVGFIICSIMISYIVAFFMEISLARLADGGRIIDAFNILSIKKCIDTIGWRHYTVDYTKIMISITILAYLQYGIDYFGFFSNIIDLIIGLLIFIIEFIGIGMIYKDYKIKKKADEELENN, encoded by the coding sequence ATGCCATTAAAAAGATTAAAGTATACTGCTGATTATTGTAAACCAAATCCAATAGGCTTTTTAATAATTCTAGCATTAGTTTTCTCTATCAGCTATTTAAACAAATATGCCCAATACAATAGAATCAGATATCAAATACTGTTCTATTCCCTTGCATTTCTCATTACTGTTTTTACATATGGATATGGTATGGCAATTACAAAAGACACCATAAGAAATGGGGAAAAGCTCCCTATAATTAAGCTTAAGCAATGCACATATTATGGAATTAAAGCATTTATTTTAATTAGTGCTTATACATTCATTGAAGGGTATCTTTTAAATAATCTCTCAAGAAGATTCTTTTTGCCTGAATTTCACTTGAAGTTTGCACTATCACATATAATGAATACATTAAAAATGTATTATCTATATGACCCTGTCAGCACTGTTGGATTTATCATTTGCAGCATTATGATATCTTATATAGTGGCTTTCTTTATGGAGATTTCACTTGCAAGACTTGCTGATGGAGGAAGAATCATTGATGCATTCAACATACTTTCCATTAAAAAATGCATTGATACAATAGGATGGAGACATTATACTGTTGATTACACTAAGATTATGATTTCAATCACAATTTTGGCTTACCTGCAATATGGGATTGATTACTTTGGATTCTTTAGCAATATAATTGATTTGATCATTGGACTTTTAATATTCATAATCGAATTCATTGGAATCGGCATGATTTACAAGGATTATAAAATTAAAAAAAAAGCCGATGAAGAATTAGAAAACAATTGA
- a CDS encoding elongation factor 1-beta gives MGEVVNTLKVMPESPEVDLEALKAAITDAMPADAELHEITEEPIAFGLVALNVVFIVEDGEGGTGPTEEAIIALADVASAEITDSRRLM, from the coding sequence ATGGGAGAAGTTGTTAACACTTTAAAAGTAATGCCTGAAAGCCCAGAAGTAGATTTAGAAGCATTAAAAGCAGCAATCACTGATGCAATGCCTGCAGATGCAGAATTACACGAAATTACTGAAGAACCTATTGCATTCGGTTTAGTAGCTTTAAATGTTGTATTCATCGTTGAAGACGGTGAAGGTGGAACTGGACCTACTGAAGAAGCTATCATCGCTTTAGCTGATGTAGCTAGTGCAGAAATTACTGATTCTAGAAGATTAATGTAA
- a CDS encoding DUF6110 family protein — translation MYEEIKDKTFEHKHALIFVGGIAAAMVGKKILESKTTKDYAAKGMAKVLTCKSELEESIQDIKDNAEDIHTDAKAAKKEAVCVDVTAEDE, via the coding sequence ATGTATGAAGAAATTAAAGACAAAACTTTTGAACATAAGCACGCATTGATTTTTGTAGGAGGAATAGCTGCTGCAATGGTAGGTAAAAAAATCTTGGAATCAAAAACCACTAAAGACTATGCTGCAAAAGGTATGGCTAAAGTTTTAACTTGCAAAAGTGAACTTGAAGAATCAATTCAAGACATTAAGGATAATGCAGAAGACATCCACACCGATGCAAAAGCTGCAAAAAAAGAAGCTGTATGCGTTGATGTGACTGCTGAAGATGAATAA
- a CDS encoding delta 1-pyrroline-5-carboxylate synthetase has product MGGSLFPKKAIELANALEGQSCLFVIGGGEFANLIRKYDALIGFSEDVTHETAIDSMDILAKLLNDKLAFTEISYTIDEAKGIADSNKIPIMICSEILKENEPFKHSWDVTSDSIAAYIASLLDAKLLIATNVNGIYTKDPSLSGAELINEIDVNKLLTFDESSIDLMLPTLLIEYGLDCYVVNGEFPERVLSIMGNEMNDGDCSFEYTFIHNE; this is encoded by the coding sequence ATTGGTGGAAGTTTATTCCCAAAGAAGGCAATTGAACTTGCAAATGCACTCGAAGGCCAAAGCTGCCTGTTTGTTATTGGCGGTGGAGAGTTCGCTAATCTGATTAGAAAATATGATGCTCTTATAGGATTTTCAGAGGATGTAACCCATGAAACAGCTATTGATTCAATGGACATCTTGGCTAAATTGCTGAATGATAAATTAGCATTTACAGAAATCAGCTATACGATCGATGAAGCAAAGGGTATAGCCGATTCCAATAAGATACCAATTATGATTTGTTCAGAGATTCTAAAGGAAAATGAACCTTTCAAGCATTCATGGGATGTGACAAGTGATTCAATTGCAGCTTACATTGCAAGCCTTTTAGATGCAAAGCTTTTAATAGCAACAAATGTAAATGGTATATATACAAAAGATCCATCCTTAAGTGGAGCGGAATTGATCAATGAAATTGATGTAAATAAACTACTGACTTTTGATGAATCATCAATTGACTTGATGTTGCCTACTTTATTGATTGAGTATGGATTGGATTGTTATGTTGTAAATGGGGAGTTTCCTGAGAGAGTCTTGTCTATTATGGGCAATGAGATGAATGATGGGGATTGCTCTTTTGAATATACATTTATACATAACGAATAA
- a CDS encoding NAD(P)-dependent alcohol dehydrogenase: protein MRGLARIEQDVLGWVDIELDECGPYDAICKPLAMAPCTSDVHIVWGHAYMSDAPNRVVGHEATAEVVKVGDKVKDFKPGDRVIVPAITPDWLTVPAEQGFSQHCYGMGTGMSFVTFKHGVFAEQFHVNQADANLAHLPEHVSLEQAVMISDMMTTGFYAAELAEIKPGDTVACFGIGPVGLMSLAGAQIMGASHLIAVGSRPAAIKVAKEYGAHDIVDYHNGNTVDQIMDLTDGKGVDKVVIGGGGKDTLSEALSVLKVGGIIGNVLHYDGIETIPIDGLSWGQGLADKTIRGGVCPGGRARMEKLANLVEYGRFDSSKLITHKFDKFDDIEEAMILMRDKPRDLIKPAVILDD from the coding sequence ATGAGAGGATTGGCAAGAATCGAACAAGACGTACTCGGCTGGGTTGACATTGAACTCGATGAATGTGGGCCTTACGACGCAATTTGTAAACCTTTAGCTATGGCACCATGTACTTCAGACGTACACATTGTATGGGGTCATGCATATATGAGTGATGCACCTAACCGTGTAGTAGGACACGAAGCTACTGCTGAAGTAGTTAAAGTAGGGGACAAAGTCAAAGACTTCAAACCTGGAGACCGTGTAATTGTACCTGCTATCACTCCTGACTGGTTAACTGTTCCAGCAGAACAAGGATTCTCCCAACACTGTTACGGTATGGGAACAGGTATGAGCTTTGTAACCTTCAAGCATGGTGTATTTGCAGAACAATTCCATGTAAACCAAGCTGATGCAAACTTAGCACACTTGCCTGAACATGTAAGTTTAGAACAAGCTGTAATGATTTCAGACATGATGACTACTGGTTTCTATGCTGCAGAACTTGCAGAGATTAAACCTGGTGATACAGTCGCTTGTTTCGGTATCGGTCCTGTAGGTCTTATGTCACTCGCTGGTGCACAAATTATGGGTGCTTCCCATCTTATTGCTGTAGGAAGTCGTCCAGCAGCTATTAAAGTAGCTAAAGAATATGGTGCACATGATATTGTAGATTACCACAACGGTAACACAGTAGATCAAATCATGGACTTAACCGATGGAAAAGGAGTAGACAAAGTAGTAATCGGGGGAGGAGGAAAAGACACCCTTTCTGAAGCTTTATCCGTACTTAAAGTCGGTGGTATTATCGGTAACGTATTGCACTATGACGGTATTGAAACCATCCCTATCGACGGTCTTTCATGGGGTCAAGGACTTGCTGACAAGACTATTCGTGGTGGAGTATGTCCTGGTGGACGTGCTAGAATGGAAAAATTAGCAAATCTTGTTGAATATGGCCGTTTCGACTCATCCAAATTAATCACTCACAAATTCGACAAATTTGATGACATCGAAGAAGCTATGATTTTAATGAGAGACAAACCACGTGACTTAATTAAACCAGCTGTTATTTTAGATGATTAA
- a CDS encoding zinc finger domain-containing protein has translation MEKINCQSCKQEIPLIEPYVQFNCPVCGKPIARCESCRTFGHSYKCECGFEGP, from the coding sequence ATGGAAAAAATTAACTGTCAATCTTGTAAACAAGAAATACCATTAATTGAACCTTATGTTCAATTCAACTGTCCTGTATGTGGTAAACCTATCGCAAGATGTGAAAGTTGCCGTACTTTCGGTCACTCTTACAAATGCGAATGTGGATTTGAAGGACCATAA
- a CDS encoding type II secretion system F family protein, with translation MDSNNENDSKDKINLMDNGIFKFNDFLKNDSIFEELENRYSKESSINGFNSSNDSQNIFSSLKSTSYENEEMMENRSNQNEDNFLEAIREKLIDVLLNNNYIQIDESNFYNSILRIIAMTFSILTLIVALISYFISLELGLAIFISILLIALSIFYYPKIKKQNEYASFSKELPYALRQLATELRSGRSLFDSLDSVASSDYGILSLEFSRVLEEIKYGESTENAFLNLEKRVDSKALSRTIYEILTSLRIGANLSNSLSIIADDVNFDIRMKLKEYSEKLNAFVMIYTFLAILAPVILLTMLLAASVVIGDLVPGDLILVLYSVFFPMIIVFLALAIKKLEPKI, from the coding sequence ATGGATTCAAATAATGAAAATGATTCTAAAGATAAAATCAATTTAATGGATAATGGAATTTTTAAGTTTAATGATTTCTTAAAAAATGATAGCATCTTTGAGGAATTGGAAAACAGATATTCAAAGGAATCATCTATCAATGGATTCAATTCATCTAATGATTCTCAAAATATTTTCAGTAGTTTGAAAAGTACAAGTTATGAAAATGAAGAGATGATGGAAAATAGGAGTAATCAAAATGAAGATAATTTTCTAGAAGCTATTCGGGAAAAATTGATCGATGTTTTACTAAATAACAATTATATTCAAATTGACGAATCTAATTTTTATAATTCCATTTTAAGAATTATTGCAATGACCTTCTCTATTCTAACACTAATCGTGGCTTTAATCAGCTATTTCATATCTTTAGAATTAGGTTTAGCTATTTTCATTTCCATTCTATTGATTGCACTTTCAATATTCTATTATCCCAAGATTAAAAAACAAAATGAATATGCTTCATTTTCAAAGGAGCTCCCATATGCATTAAGGCAATTGGCAACTGAACTTAGGTCTGGCAGGAGCTTGTTTGATTCATTGGATTCTGTTGCAAGTTCAGATTATGGCATTTTGTCTTTAGAGTTTTCAAGAGTCCTTGAAGAGATCAAATATGGGGAAAGTACAGAAAATGCATTTTTAAATCTTGAAAAAAGAGTTGATTCAAAGGCATTGTCAAGGACAATATATGAAATTCTAACAAGTTTGAGGATTGGAGCAAACTTATCCAATTCATTAAGCATAATTGCAGATGATGTAAACTTTGACATCAGAATGAAATTGAAGGAGTATAGTGAAAAGTTGAATGCATTTGTTATGATTTATACTTTTTTAGCTATTTTAGCACCGGTCATTCTTTTGACAATGTTACTTGCGGCATCTGTAGTGATAGGGGATTTGGTGCCTGGTGATTTGATATTGGTTTTATACTCTGTATTTTTCCCTATGATAATTGTCTTTTTGGCTCTTGCAATAAAAAAATTAGAGCCTAAAATTTGA
- a CDS encoding tripartite tricarboxylate transporter permease, translating into MFDLILACFIGIGIGTCTGMVPGIHVNTAGAIMFASSTLLLNYISAEFLCVIFVAMSIAHALIEFVPSMLLGVPEEGTATSILPGHRMVLEGRSKEAIRIVSVGGFGAILVVIIMMPFFAVALPFLQGISKPYTWIILTVVSVYMIHKLSSGNIAFLWSLLLFVLSGILGWIMLQTPISSGISLMCTFSGLFGISTILFSLNDSSSIPHQNRFYDLEIDMDAIKSIFAGGTAGAILGFLPGFGPAQGSIIAQGACGTSDDSDDTKNFLLANSGLNTSDTLFSLIAIYLIGNPRSGIAVYMSYLISEFTLSHLLIFTFASLIAVSISLIICLKLGDSFSNLMQGIDYKKLSIAVILLMIAILYAFAIIYKGPILYLTLALITTTAMGLLPHYLGVSKSHLMGVLILPAIIIYMQMYI; encoded by the coding sequence ATGTTCGATTTGATTTTGGCATGTTTTATTGGCATTGGTATAGGAACCTGTACAGGGATGGTTCCAGGGATACATGTAAACACTGCAGGTGCTATAATGTTTGCGTCCTCCACATTATTATTGAATTACATATCTGCAGAATTCTTATGTGTAATATTTGTAGCAATGTCAATAGCCCATGCCCTAATCGAATTTGTTCCATCAATGCTTCTTGGAGTTCCAGAGGAAGGAACTGCTACATCTATTCTTCCAGGTCATAGGATGGTTTTAGAAGGAAGATCTAAAGAAGCTATTCGCATCGTTTCTGTTGGTGGGTTTGGAGCAATTCTTGTAGTGATTATCATGATGCCTTTCTTTGCAGTAGCACTCCCCTTTCTACAAGGAATATCCAAACCATATACATGGATTATCTTGACTGTAGTATCAGTATATATGATTCATAAATTAAGTTCAGGAAATATTGCTTTTCTATGGTCCCTCCTCCTTTTTGTTTTATCCGGTATATTAGGTTGGATAATGCTTCAAACCCCAATATCTTCAGGAATCTCTTTAATGTGCACCTTTAGTGGTTTGTTTGGGATCAGTACAATTTTATTTAGTTTAAATGATAGCTCTTCAATTCCTCATCAAAACAGATTTTATGATTTGGAAATTGATATGGATGCAATCAAAAGCATCTTTGCAGGTGGAACTGCTGGAGCTATTTTAGGATTTTTACCAGGATTCGGTCCTGCTCAAGGAAGCATTATAGCACAAGGGGCATGTGGAACAAGTGATGACAGTGATGATACAAAGAATTTTTTGCTGGCTAATAGTGGATTAAACACTTCAGACACTCTCTTCTCACTCATAGCTATTTATTTGATTGGTAATCCACGGAGCGGAATTGCTGTATATATGTCCTATTTGATTTCAGAATTCACTTTATCACATTTATTGATATTCACTTTTGCTTCTTTAATTGCAGTTTCAATATCTTTGATAATCTGCTTGAAATTAGGGGACAGCTTTTCAAATCTCATGCAGGGAATAGATTATAAAAAGCTTTCAATAGCCGTGATTTTATTGATGATAGCAATTCTGTACGCTTTTGCAATAATCTACAAAGGACCAATTTTATATCTGACACTTGCATTGATTACAACCACTGCAATGGGTTTGCTTCCACATTATTTGGGAGTAAGCAAATCACATTTGATGGGAGTTCTAATCTTGCCTGCTATAATAATTTACATGCAGATGTACATTTAG
- a CDS encoding FeoA family protein — protein MIKKLNELKSGETGVLASYGSGGDLELKRHLLGMGFVKGADVEVEKVAPLGDPIQVKVKGYSVCLRKEEAKNIEIEV, from the coding sequence ATGATAAAGAAATTAAACGAACTCAAATCTGGAGAAACTGGAGTTTTAGCTTCTTATGGTTCCGGTGGTGACTTGGAATTAAAAAGACATTTGCTTGGTATGGGCTTTGTAAAAGGTGCAGATGTAGAAGTGGAAAAAGTGGCACCTCTTGGAGATCCTATTCAAGTTAAGGTAAAAGGATACTCTGTTTGTCTCAGAAAAGAGGAAGCTAAAAACATTGAAATAGAAGTGTAA
- a CDS encoding heavy metal translocating P-type ATPase, with product MIYDIVYDKGTRLRVRAGKEAFTKEETYGLSETLLEYAFIDEVNISHRNGSILINYNDISKKDEILHILDKISQADLYEGKATDNISLAEISNDFFFRLSKHVLKRYLFKIILPIPFRKMRMLYRATHYLYHGLDSLTSFRADVALLDGTAIAASLITRNYKSVGSMMFLLSISDMLEDYTMQKTKSTLKSSLALNIDSVWKADVDDEGNEIESQFPLSEIKKGDKIRIRTGAIIPVDGVIADGDAIINEASITGESLAVHKSEGKAVHAGTVVEEGSIVIEVRSVNDETRLNKIIDMIEDSEELKASIQSKAEKLADSIVPYSLLTTALTYLLTGNTTKALAVLMVDFSCAIKLTTPISVISAMKEASDNRMMVKGGKHLEAYANADTIVFDKTGTLTNAHPVLEKVIPCGKYERDEVLRIAACIEEHFAHSVATAIVKKAEEEGLHHKEDHSEVEYIVAHGISTTYDGKKAIIGSRHFVEEDEGIRFTKKQQKLIEENIKEYSVIYLAIGKKLQGILCISDPVRDEAHDVISQLKELGISNVVMLTGDSENAANKIANDLGITQYRSQVLPEDKASIIQELKDEGHQVIMVGDGINDSPALSAADVSVAMRNSSDIAREVADISLLSDDLYDLVTLRKLSTGMLDKINTNYRHIVMFNGSLIGLGLLGIIPPTTTSLLHNLSTMLFGLRSTKSVLGEEEPVVIDTQVVSNQDALIGEAAK from the coding sequence ATGATTTACGATATAGTATACGATAAGGGCACTCGATTAAGAGTGCGTGCAGGTAAAGAAGCATTTACCAAAGAAGAAACTTATGGCTTAAGTGAAACCTTGCTTGAATATGCATTCATAGATGAAGTAAACATTTCCCATAGGAATGGAAGCATATTAATAAATTATAATGATATTAGTAAAAAAGATGAAATACTTCATATTTTGGATAAAATTTCTCAAGCAGATCTTTACGAAGGAAAGGCTACAGACAATATAAGTTTAGCTGAAATATCAAATGATTTCTTTTTCAGATTATCTAAACATGTCTTAAAAAGGTATCTCTTTAAAATTATCTTGCCAATACCATTTAGGAAAATGAGAATGCTCTATCGCGCTACTCACTACCTATACCATGGATTAGATAGTTTAACCAGTTTTAGAGCGGATGTTGCACTTCTTGATGGAACTGCAATAGCTGCATCATTAATTACTCGAAACTACAAGTCTGTAGGTTCAATGATGTTCTTATTGTCTATTTCAGATATGCTAGAGGACTATACAATGCAAAAAACAAAAAGCACTTTAAAAAGTAGCTTAGCATTGAATATTGATAGCGTATGGAAGGCTGATGTTGATGATGAAGGAAATGAAATCGAAAGTCAATTCCCATTGTCTGAGATCAAAAAAGGAGATAAAATAAGAATAAGAACTGGTGCAATCATCCCTGTTGACGGGGTTATTGCAGATGGGGATGCTATAATCAATGAGGCCTCAATTACTGGAGAATCATTAGCCGTGCATAAGAGTGAAGGAAAAGCTGTTCATGCAGGAACCGTTGTTGAGGAAGGGTCAATAGTCATCGAAGTTCGTTCAGTGAACGATGAAACCAGATTGAATAAGATCATCGATATGATTGAAGATTCTGAGGAATTGAAGGCAAGCATTCAAAGCAAGGCAGAAAAATTAGCTGACTCAATTGTGCCTTATAGCTTGCTTACAACAGCATTGACCTATTTGCTTACAGGAAACACCACTAAAGCTTTAGCTGTACTGATGGTGGATTTCTCATGTGCAATTAAGTTAACAACTCCGATTTCAGTCATCTCTGCTATGAAAGAGGCATCAGACAATAGGATGATGGTTAAAGGTGGAAAACACTTGGAAGCATATGCCAATGCAGATACCATAGTATTCGATAAAACAGGAACCTTGACTAATGCCCATCCAGTTCTTGAAAAGGTCATCCCATGCGGAAAATACGAAAGGGATGAAGTATTAAGAATTGCTGCATGCATCGAAGAGCACTTTGCACACAGCGTAGCAACAGCCATTGTGAAAAAAGCTGAAGAAGAAGGATTGCACCATAAAGAGGACCATAGTGAAGTGGAATACATCGTTGCACATGGTATCTCAACCACATATGATGGCAAGAAGGCAATCATTGGAAGCAGACACTTCGTAGAGGAAGATGAAGGCATTAGGTTTACCAAGAAGCAACAAAAGCTTATTGAAGAGAATATAAAAGAATATTCAGTTATCTATCTTGCAATAGGCAAGAAACTTCAAGGAATCCTTTGCATTTCAGACCCAGTAAGAGATGAAGCTCATGATGTAATCAGCCAACTTAAGGAATTAGGCATTAGCAATGTAGTCATGTTAACTGGTGACAGTGAAAATGCAGCAAATAAAATAGCTAATGATTTAGGCATTACACAATACAGGTCACAAGTTCTTCCAGAGGATAAGGCAAGCATCATTCAAGAACTAAAAGATGAAGGCCATCAAGTCATTATGGTTGGAGACGGAATAAACGACTCACCGGCATTATCTGCTGCTGATGTATCAGTGGCAATGAGAAACTCATCAGATATTGCAAGGGAAGTTGCAGACATTTCCCTACTTTCAGATGACTTATATGATTTAGTTACTCTTAGAAAGCTCTCAACTGGAATGCTTGATAAGATAAATACCAATTACAGACACATTGTAATGTTCAATGGATCTTTAATTGGACTTGGATTGCTTGGAATCATTCCACCTACTACAACTTCATTGCTCCATAACTTGTCTACAATGTTATTTGGACTTAGAAGCACTAAATCTGTTTTAGGTGAGGAAGAGCCAGTAGTCATTGACACTCAAGTTGTAAGCAATCAAGATGCATTGATTGGTGAAGCTGCCAAATAA